One window of Staphylococcus chromogenes genomic DNA carries:
- the groL gene encoding chaperonin GroEL (60 kDa chaperone family; promotes refolding of misfolded polypeptides especially under stressful conditions; forms two stacked rings of heptamers to form a barrel-shaped 14mer; ends can be capped by GroES; misfolded proteins enter the barrel where they are refolded when GroES binds), whose product MAKQLKFSEDARQAMLRGVDQLANAVKVTIGPKGRNVVLDKEFTAPLITNDGVTIAKEIELEDPYENMGAKLVQEVANKTNEIAGDGTTTATVLAQAMIQEGLKNVTSGANPVGIRQGIDKAVSVAIESLHNISQKVENKEEIAQVGSISAADEEVGRFISEAMEKVGNDGVISIEESSGFNTELDVVEGMQFDRGYQSPYMVTDSDKMTAELEKPYILITDKKISSFQDILPLLEQIVQSNRPILIVADEVDGDALTNLVLNRMRGTFTAVAVKAPGFGDRRKAMLEDLAILTGAQVITDDLGLELKEATIDMLGTANKVEVTKDNTTVVDGDGDPTNIDARVNQLKAQIEETDSDFDREKLQERLAKLAGGVAVIKVGAASETELKERKLRIEDALNSTRAAVEEGIVAGGGTALMNVYKNVSDIDAEGDEATGINIVLKALQAPVRQIAENAGLEGSVIVERMKNADPGVGFNAATNEWVNMLEAGIVDPTKVTRSALQHAASVAAMFLTTEAVVANIPEEKGNEAPQMGGMPGMM is encoded by the coding sequence ATGGCAAAACAATTAAAATTTTCTGAAGACGCACGCCAAGCAATGTTACGTGGTGTAGACCAACTTGCAAATGCTGTTAAAGTGACGATTGGTCCTAAAGGCCGTAATGTTGTTTTAGATAAAGAATTTACTGCGCCTCTTATTACAAATGATGGGGTGACAATTGCTAAAGAAATCGAACTTGAAGATCCTTATGAAAATATGGGAGCAAAACTTGTGCAAGAAGTAGCGAACAAAACAAATGAAATCGCTGGTGACGGTACAACAACAGCAACTGTCCTTGCACAAGCAATGATTCAAGAAGGTCTTAAAAACGTGACAAGCGGTGCCAATCCTGTAGGTATTCGCCAAGGGATTGACAAAGCAGTGTCAGTAGCTATTGAATCACTTCATAATATTTCTCAAAAAGTTGAAAATAAAGAAGAAATTGCACAAGTAGGTTCGATTTCAGCTGCTGACGAAGAAGTAGGACGCTTTATTTCAGAGGCAATGGAAAAAGTAGGTAACGATGGTGTGATTTCTATTGAAGAGTCAAGCGGCTTTAACACTGAATTAGACGTGGTTGAAGGTATGCAGTTTGATCGAGGTTACCAATCTCCATATATGGTGACAGATTCAGACAAAATGACGGCTGAGTTAGAAAAACCATATATTTTAATCACAGACAAAAAAATCTCTTCATTCCAAGATATTTTACCTTTATTAGAACAAATTGTTCAATCTAATCGCCCAATTCTTATTGTGGCTGACGAAGTTGATGGTGATGCTTTAACGAACCTAGTCTTAAACCGTATGCGTGGTACATTTACGGCTGTTGCTGTAAAAGCACCAGGTTTTGGTGATCGTCGTAAAGCAATGTTAGAAGATTTAGCTATTTTAACAGGCGCACAAGTCATTACCGATGACTTAGGTTTAGAATTAAAAGAAGCGACGATTGATATGTTAGGTACTGCGAACAAAGTAGAAGTGACAAAAGATAACACGACAGTCGTTGATGGTGATGGAGATCCAACGAATATTGACGCACGTGTAAATCAACTTAAAGCGCAAATCGAAGAAACAGATTCTGATTTTGATCGTGAAAAATTACAAGAACGCTTAGCAAAATTAGCAGGCGGAGTTGCAGTGATTAAAGTTGGCGCTGCTTCAGAAACTGAATTAAAAGAACGTAAACTCCGTATTGAAGATGCGCTGAACTCTACACGTGCAGCCGTAGAAGAAGGCATTGTCGCAGGCGGTGGTACAGCGCTCATGAACGTATACAAAAACGTGAGTGACATTGATGCTGAAGGTGATGAAGCTACAGGCATTAATATCGTATTAAAAGCTTTACAAGCCCCTGTACGTCAAATTGCAGAAAATGCTGGCTTAGAAGGATCTGTAATTGTTGAACGCATGAAAAATGCTGATCCTGGTGTAGGTTTTAACGCAGCGACTAATGAATGGGTGAATATGTTAGAAGCGGGTATTGTTGACCCAACGAAAGTGACACGTTCAGCTCTACAACACGCAGCAAGTGTCGCAGCGATGTTCTTAACTACAGAAGCAGTAGTCGCAAATATTCCTGAAGAAAAAGGCAATGAAGCCCCTCAAATGGGTGGCATGCCAGGCATGATGTAA
- a CDS encoding YagU family protein, with protein sequence MKAKVFQNWTTLLWASIIGGLLSGIVKLGWEVMFPPRTPMRDATNPPQQLLQLFGIPSDITHFTYQFSEHALPWVSFIVHYSFSIFIAIIYIFLATKYSKITLGYGAIFGIFIWIAFHLILMPVMHVVPSPLQQPLAEHISEFFGHIVWMMVIEMVRRYFANSFRQKS encoded by the coding sequence ATGAAAGCAAAAGTATTTCAAAATTGGACAACTCTGCTTTGGGCAAGTATCATAGGTGGACTCTTATCTGGGATTGTTAAGTTAGGATGGGAGGTGATGTTTCCACCAAGAACACCGATGAGAGACGCAACGAATCCTCCGCAACAATTACTTCAATTGTTCGGCATACCTTCTGATATCACACATTTCACTTATCAATTTTCTGAACATGCACTCCCTTGGGTGAGTTTTATTGTACATTACAGTTTTTCAATTTTTATCGCCATTATTTATATTTTTCTAGCGACTAAATATTCAAAAATTACACTAGGTTATGGGGCAATATTTGGTATTTTCATCTGGATAGCTTTTCATTTAATACTCATGCCAGTGATGCATGTCGTCCCTAGTCCTCTTCAACAACCTCTTGCTGAACATATTTCCGAGTTTTTTGGACATATCGTTTGGATGATGGTCATTGAAATGGTAAGACGGTATTTTGCAAATAGCTTTAGACAAAAATCGTGA